From the Quercus lobata isolate SW786 chromosome 6, ValleyOak3.0 Primary Assembly, whole genome shotgun sequence genome, one window contains:
- the LOC115994546 gene encoding protein FMP32, mitochondrial, with protein MAAAAAYRRWGQLGTNSGIRGFGASDLVSSLDKPIYDPSNICLSASVSVSPNRQLHCRHISQLVKSNGKRLFLVDTLALVRRLEGQGVPSKQAEAITAAITEVLNDSVENVSQSFVSKAEMQKIEMIQESNLSKFKSEVQSSQGHHFSLLQHETEKLRNDIEKMRSELRYEIDKVTAGQRLDLNLERGRIRDELANQNAETNNLTNKLDREIHALRAQLEAAKYDVIKYCIGTLVSISAVGLAVLRILM; from the exons ATGGCCGCTGCTGCGGCTTATAGGCGTTGGGGACAATTGGGAACCAATTCGGGGATAAGAGGGTTTGGAGCATCGGATTTGGTGTCTTCTTTGGATAAACCGATATACGATCCCTCAAATATTTGCTTATCGGCTTCAGTTTCGGTTTCGCCAAATAGGCAATTGCATTGTAGACACATTTCTCAGCTTGTGAAATCCAACGGAAAGCGGTTGTTCCTCGTTGACACATTAGCCCTA GTTAGGAGATTAGAAGGGCAAGGCGTGCCATCAAAGCAAGCCGAGGCTATAACGGCTGCTATAACCGAAGTTCTGAATGACAGCGTGGAAAATGTATCTCAGTCATTTGTTTCAAAGGCAGAAATGCAGAag ATTGAAATGATTCAAGAATCCAATCTGTCCAAGTTTAAATCCGAAGTTCAAAGCTCACAG GGACACCACTTTTCTTTGTTGCAACATGAGACCGAGAAACTTCGTAATGATATAGAGAAGATGCGCAGTGAATTGAG GTATGAGATCGACAAAGTCACTGCTGGGCAGCGGTTGGATTTGAATCTTGAAAGGGG GAGGATACGGGATGAGCTTGCAAACCAGAATGCTGAAACAAATAACCTCACTAATAAACTTGACAGG GAAATTCATGCTTTAAGGGCCCAGTTGGAAGCAGCAAAATATGATGTGATAAAATACTGCATTGGTACTCTTGTTTCCATCTCTGCCGTTGGCCTTGCTGTACTCCGTATTTTGATGTAA